A stretch of Phragmites australis chromosome 12, lpPhrAust1.1, whole genome shotgun sequence DNA encodes these proteins:
- the LOC133887414 gene encoding putative serine/threonine-protein kinase isoform X3: protein MGPTDLTLAVLKKITDGFSEARKLGAGAYGKVYLGEYENGENIAVKVFHLDRASLDDEQFQNEFRSLMKLEHPNIVRLIDYCYETQHEHVDYRGQIIFAEKTTRALCLEYLRNGSLERHLSDEGLEWHKRYKIIKGTCEGLKYIHMEVEEPILHLDLKPDNILLDEDMVPKLADFGLSRIFDQGTQIADSCIGTLGYQPPEYIDRKLISKKFDIFSLGVVMLRTVSGCRRYSIYDGISPEKFVDTVLANWRNRLQTTWSGSLLDAYCLQVKVCTEIALECVETERTKRPNIVEIIDKLNAMENQLDELKLDWRGSHTDEEKSPSPPPPPPPPRPVTADAPIQSETRPYKGPAEDTTIELNRREDAAPRSSACIHSSSGGTPVQ from the exons aTGGGGCCGACGGATCTCACGCTCGcagtgttaaaaaaaattactgacGGTTTCTCTGAGGCGCGGAAACTTGGTGCAGGCGCCTATGGAAAAGTCTACCTG GGAGAGTATGAAAACGGAGAAAACATTGCGGTGAAGGTATTTCATCTTGACAGGGCAAGTCTTGACGACGAGCAATTCCAGAATGAGTTCCGGAGCCTTATGAAGCTGGAGCATCCAAACATTGTAAGGTTGATTGACTACTGCTACGAAACACAACATGAGCATGTGGACTACCGAGGACAAATAATTTTCGCTGAGAAGACAACTAGAGCCCTCTGCTTGGAGTATCTGCGTAATGGGAGCCTCGAAAGGCATCTTTCTG ATGAAGGACTGGAATGGCATAAGCGGTACAAAATTATTAAGGGGACTTGTGAGGGTCTAAAATACATTCACATGGAAGTTGAAGAACCAATTCTTCATTTGGACTTAAAACCCGACAATATACTACTAGATGAAGATATGGTGCCAAAACTGGCAGATTTTGGTTTGTCCAGGATATTCGACCAAGGAACTCAGATCGCGGACAGTTGTATAGGAACACT CGGATACCAGCCACCAGAATACATAGACAGAAAACTGATCTCAAAAAAGTTTGACATATTCAGCTTGGGTGTTGTAATGTTAAGGACTGTCTCAGGATGTAGGCGCTACTCCATATATGATGGCATATCTCCCGAAAAATTTGTTGATACA GTACTAGCAAACTGGAGGAATAGGTTGCAGACAACATGGAGTGGCTCCTTACTGGATGCATATTGCCTACAAGTAAAGGTTTGCACTGAGATAGCATTGGAGTGTGTGGAGACTGAAAGAACGAAAAGGCCCAATATAGTGGAGATCATTGATAAGCTGAATGCGATGGAAAATCAGTTGGACGAGTTGAAACTTGACTGGCGGGGTTCACATACGGACGAG GAAAAATCGCCgtcccctccacctccaccgccgccaccacgaCCTGTGACTGCAGATGCACCTATTCAAAGTGAGACACGGCCATACAAGGGACCAGCTGAAGACACTACCATTGAG